A part of Aspergillus flavus chromosome 1, complete sequence genomic DNA contains:
- a CDS encoding Rho GTPase activator, whose translation MPSRQSCIPNLDLSPSTLQISAKTTSPHTPGASSDGPSPLTPRSPKSSSSSTFFKGTTIRSVTQESNSKANSPILPVSPGLTAESPTQGVTAIPQYPPSPRDSPKHSRDPSRSFFANLKAPKVSHRAQRSDSSGNSGDKPRSRGSSRDRRTQISSKLYESTPDLPGAIERAAQQENNSPSSDDRHTQQAEIKRVGTESESGHTLKKSKPRFANLLSRSRSIRLDDSSVNRIAHRRPSTSLMRLEESAKREAQTPPKAAEVKPTGNPHVRSHTIDRLTDVNSGSIRKDRYGGSMVPSASLSQVSGASAALFNNIKQSSSGAADRIGKAGKGFFGKITRSGSTNERELINDDNYVCSVINLPLIEQARRTRIAKRLEDCKDKTEFWMPALPYRCIDYLNFKGCEEEGLYRVPGSGKEVKHWQRRFDTELDINLFDVSDLYDINTIGSMFKAWLRELPDELFPKETQAMIAEKCEGATTAPQMLKDELSKLPPYHYYLLFAITCHLNLLHSYVDQNKMSYPNLCICFQPCMKIDAFCFNFLVCDWKNCWQGCWTEKEYLEIEKGMDEKERLAHTKQDTGASFPQPTSLEERAISSSGSSQPSIQEQPSRPETAKARKNRPNNIETAHTRSISQLPELGPPLSPIQI comes from the exons ATGCCGTCTAGACAGTCCTGTATTCCGAATTTAGATCTCAGCCCTTCCACTCTCCAAATAAGCGCAAAGACTACGTCCCCACATACACCTGGTGCAAGCTCAGATGGACCCAGTCCCCTGACGCCGCGATCACCCAAATCTTCCTCAAGTTCAACGTTCTTCAAGGGCACCACAATCCGCTCTGTCACACAAGAATCGAATAGCAAAGCAAATAGCCCAATCCTACCAGTCTCCCCCGGCCTCACCGCAGAATCACCTACTCAAGGCGTCACGGCCATTCCTCAGTACCCTCCCTCGCCACGAGATTCCCCCAAGCATAGTCGTGACCCTTCGCGTTCGTTCTTTGCGAATTTAAAGGCGCCAAAGGTTTCTCACAGGGCTCAGAGGTCGGACAGTTCGGGAAATTCGGGCGACAAGCCTAGAAGCCGTGGCAGTTCTAGAGATCGCAGAACACAAATATCATCAAAGCTGTACGAGTCAACTCCGGACCTTCCCGGTGCCATTGAACGTGCGGCGCAACAAGAGAACA ACAGTCCTTCTTCCGACGACAGACACACGCAACAAGCGGAAATCAAACGAGTTGGGACGGAGTCTGAGTCTGGTCATACTCTAAAAAAGAGCAAACCGCGCTTTGCCAATCTCCTTTCTCGCTCTCGATCAATCAGATTGGACGACTCCTCCGTGAACAGGATTGCACATAGGCGTCCGTCAACCAGCCTTATGAGACTTGAAGAAAGCGCCAAGAGGGAGGCGCAAACACCCCCGAAAGCAGCAGAAGTCAAGCCCACAGGGAACCCTCACGTCCGCAGTCATACAATCGACCGTCTTACGGACGTCAACAGCGGCTCGATACGGAAGGATAGATATGGCGGGTCGATGGTACCTTCCGCTTCCCTGAGTCAAGTATCAGGCGCCTCGGCAGCGCTGTTCAATAATATCAAGCAGTCCTCGAGTGGTGCTGCGGATCGAATTGGCAAGGCAGGCAAGGGATTTTTTGGGAAGATCACCCGGAGTGGCAGTACTAATGAGCGGGAACTCATTAATGATGACAACTATGTCTGCTCCGTGATCAATTTGCCGCTTATTGAACAAGCCCGTCGAACTCGTATCGCGAAGCGGCTTGAGGATTGTAAGGACAAGACTGAGTTTTGGATGCCAGCTTTGCCGTATCGTTGCATTGA CTACCTCAATTTTAAGGGCTGTGAGGAGGAAGGACTTTACCGTGTTCCGGGTAGCGGAAAAGAAGTCAAACATTGGCAACGGCGCTTTGATACTG AGCTTGACATCAACCTCTTCGATGTATCGGACCTCTATGACATCAATACAATTGGTTCCATGTTCAAAGCTTGGCTGAGAGAATTACCCGATGAGCTTTTCCCCAAAGAAACACAAGCCATGATCGCCGAGAAATGTGAGGGCGCAACCACTGCTCCACAGATGCTCAAAGATGAGCTTTCAAAGCTACCCCCATATCATTACTACCTTCTCTTCGCCATCACATGTCACTTGAATCTTCTGCATTCCTATGTTGATCAAAACAAGATGAGCTACCCCAATCTCTGCATCTGCTTCCAACCTTGCATGAAGATAGATGCCTTCTGTTTTAACTTTCTTGTCTGTGATTGGAAAAACTGTTGGCAGGGCTGCTGGACAGAGAAGGAATATCTTGAGATCGAAAAGGGAATggacgaaaaagaaagattagCGCATACAAAACAGGATACTGGTGCGAGTTTTCCACAACCCACGAGTTTGGAAGAGAGAGCTATATCTTCATCTGGTAGTAGCCAGCCTTCCATTCAAGAGCAGCCTTCTCGTCCTGAGACAGCTAAAGCCCGCAAGAACAGGCCCAACAACATTGAGACTGCACATACTAGGAGTATTTCCCAGCTTCCTGAACTAGGGCCTCCGCTGTCTCCTATTCAGATATGA
- a CDS encoding putative ribosome biogenesis protein (unnamed protein product), with product MSETATTTAASAASKSKPERLPITVSKPTPYTFDLGHLLANDPNPLEISRSEPVNVSLKATARDGVQSLLNQLLTTCPITSSQQGVLLTLPAPTTVLPRHKPLPTPKPPTKWELFARKKGIGRFSGKAGAGLAEKERRKKLVYDEEKGEWVPRWGYKGKNKSDEDWLVEVNEKDWKKEEEAAAKGSSIRGMSRAERKERIRRNERKMRNNERKSRKSGGG from the exons ATGTCGGAAACCGCAACAACGACAGCTGCCTCCGCGGCATCGAAATCAAAGCCCGAGAGATT GCCCATTACAGTCTCCAAACCTACTCCATACACTTTTGATCTCGGCCATCTCCTCGCGAATGACCCCAACCCTCTTGAAATCTCTCGGTCCGAACCAGTAAATGTCTCTCTGAAGGCCACCGCCCGCGATGGTGTGCAGTCTCTCCTCAACCAACTTCTCACTACTTGTCCTATTACCTCCTCACAACAAGGTGTGCTCCTGACGCTTCCTGCTCCCACAACTGTTCTTCCCAGACATAAGCCCCTGCCGACACCCAAGCCACCCACCAAGTGGGAACTTTTCGCGCGCAAGAAGGGCATTGGCAGATTCAGTGGCAAGGCTGGTGCTGGACTTGCTGAGAAGGAGCGCCGGAAGAAGCTGGTCTatgatgaagagaagggcGAGTGGGTTCCTCGTTGGGGTTATAAGGGAAAGAATAAGTCGGATGAGGATTGGTTGGTTGAAGTAAATGAGAAGGAttggaagaaagaggaggaagctgcGGCTAAGGGAAGCTCGATTCGTGGGATGTCGCGGGCTGAGCGTAAGGAGAGGATACGACGAAACgaaaggaagatgaggaacaATGAACGGAAATCCAGGAAGTCGGGTGGTGGTTAA
- a CDS encoding uncharacterized protein (expressed protein) — protein sequence MAGFSIPAIQQSGNYYFSLFSFYFLLLFAFSFTLLFRQMKTPGGALPIYVPIFHSYSLAQITFYIIPTSGITMSGVNRGNKST from the coding sequence ATGGCAGGTTTCAGCATTCCAGCAATCCAGCAATCCGGCAATTAttacttttcccttttctctttttactttttgcttctttttgccttttcttttactctaTTATTTAGGCAAATGAAGACACCTGGCGGGGCCTTGCCTATATATGTGCCTATTTTCCATTCTTATTCTCTGGCACaaattactttttatatcaTCCCCACTAGCGGTATCACGATGTCAGGTGTGAACCGTGGTAACAAGTCCACTTGA
- a CDS encoding mitochondrial 37S ribosomal protein mS29 — translation MVSSFCWGCLTRLRPTPRAVLPPTVAAPRAAAFHTSTVRYALPTKKKNSLDGPPKYRQAKSARMKKKKPVERARPPPVGERKALRKRIVLSNPNALEVEGMQDFTSETMVDARLRGSILGLPVPMLTQLRAVEAFKPKQGWSIFRRPGTVVRRETLELGRLIDSISNEGQDKGRSVKKIVTGVRGSGKTVHLLQAMAMAFTKQWVVFTVPEPQDLVIAHTGYAPLSDETPNLYVQNEATATLLSRTVVANEQVLKTLHVSREHAALKSSVKAGMTLEELAKLGIQDPAIAWTVFQALWAELTATSAASGFDKNFKPRPPMLVTVDGLAHWMKNSEYRSVEFEPIHAHDLVFVRHFLGLLKPGTGKPALPNGGLLLYSTSASNNPTIYSFEVALKQIAARQAGLNASAPEFPQADPYSGADKRVIDAFDSSKPTVAKEGMLELQTLGGLTRDEARGFMEYFARSGLLREKINDEWVGEKWSLAGGGVIGELEKLGRRLRVTD, via the exons ATGGTTTCCTCCTTTTGCTGGGGCTGCCTGACGCGGCTTCGTCCGACACCTCGAGCCGTTTTACCTCCGACGGTAGCAGCACCAAGAGCAGCAGCATTCCACACATCGACGGTGCGTTATGCATTgccaacaaagaagaaaaacagctTGGATGGCCCTCCCAAGTATCGTCAGGCCAAATCCGCcagaatgaagaagaagaagccggtTGAAAGGGCGCGTCCACCTCCTGTCGGAGAGCGGAAAGCGCTGCGGAAACGTATCGTTCTCAGCAATCCCAACGCCCTTGAAGTCGAGGGTATGCAGGACTTCACATCAGAGACTATGGTCGATGCGCGCCTCCGGGGATCTATTCTCGGCCTTCCTGTACCGATGCTCACTCAGCTGAGGGCGGTTGAGGCTTTCAAGCCTAAACAGGGCTGGTCGATATTCCGCCGGCCTGGCACAGTGGTGAGACGGGAGACACTGGAATTGGGCAGACTGATTGACTCTATCTCTAATGAGGGTCAAGACAAGGGAAGGTCtgtcaagaagatcgtcACTGGTGTCAGAGGGTCAGGAAAAACTGTTCACTTGCTGCAAGCTATGGCCATGGCTTTCACCAAGCAGTGGGTTGTGTTTACTGTTCCAGAGC CCCAGGATCTAGTGATTGCGCATACTGGTTACGCTCCTCTCTCTGATGAAACCCCAAACCTGTATGTTCAGAATGAGGCGACTGCTACATTGTTGTCTCGCACAGTGGTCGCCAATGAGCAGGTTTTGAAGACCCTACACGTCTCCCGGGAGCATGCTGCCCTCAAGTCTTCCGTTAAAGCTGGAATGACTCTAGAGGAGCTTGCCAAACTTGGAATCCAGGACCCCGCCATTGCCTGGACCGTCTTCCAAGCATTGTGGGCTGAGCTTACTGCAACCTCCGCTGCTTCTGGATTTGACAAGAACTTCAAGCCTCGGCCGCCTATGCTTGTAACTGTTGACGGCCTCGCCCATTGGATGAAGAACAGCGAATACCGCTCTGTCGAATTTGAACCCATCCATGCTCACGACCTTGTGTTCGTGCGGCACTTCCTCGGGCTATTGAAGCCTGGTACCGGAAAGCCTGCCCTTCCAAATGGTGGTCTCTTGCTCTACTCCACTTCCGCTTCCAATAACCCAACGATCTACAGTTTCGAGGTTGCACTCAAGCAAATCGCTGCTCGCCAGGCTGGCCTGAATGCTTCGGCACCTGAATTTCCTCAAGCAGATCCATACAGCGGAGCTGACAAGCGTGTTATTGATGCCTTTGACTCTTCGAAGCCAACTGTCGCCAAAGAAGGCATGCTAGAGCTCCAGACACTTGGTGGCCTCACCCGGGACGAAGCTCGGGGCTTCATGGAATACTTTGCTCGCAGTGGCCTTCTGcgggagaagatcaacgacGAATGGGTTGGTGAGAAGTGGAGCTTGgccggtggtggtgtgaTTGGTGAATTAGAGAAGTTGGGAAGACGACTGAGAGTGACCGATTAG